A stretch of Acidobacteriota bacterium DNA encodes these proteins:
- a CDS encoding ComF family protein: MTVTDPPIGPRALWNDWVHFVLPCPCLGCGRPLAAPAPRLMLCRPCRGRLSPRRGPSCRRCARPLADPELATCTACIVRTPELDRLWIPWRYLPPLDSVVQALKFRRLEHLGGDLALGALEEIGPRRLAERLKGRTGPPIEWVVPIPLHWRRRLQRGYNQAEAIARPLAERLELPLIRALRRPRATPPQTGLGRRERLRNPRRSFRLSATYQQKLSGEGVLLVDDVLTTGATLRAAAQCLRQGGVRRVEGFVIARSPEEQATAGSELTGGPPGPILQSL, translated from the coding sequence ATGACCGTCACAGATCCACCCATCGGACCGCGCGCCCTGTGGAACGACTGGGTGCACTTCGTTCTACCGTGCCCGTGCCTGGGTTGCGGCCGGCCGCTGGCCGCGCCGGCCCCGCGGCTGATGCTCTGTCGCCCCTGCCGGGGGCGCCTGAGTCCCCGGCGCGGACCGAGCTGCCGGCGCTGCGCCCGGCCGCTGGCGGATCCGGAACTCGCAACCTGCACCGCCTGCATCGTCCGGACGCCGGAGCTGGATCGCCTGTGGATCCCCTGGCGCTACCTGCCGCCCCTGGACAGCGTGGTGCAGGCTCTCAAGTTCCGCCGCCTGGAGCACCTGGGAGGGGACCTCGCCCTCGGCGCGCTGGAGGAAATCGGGCCGCGGCGCCTGGCGGAAAGGCTGAAGGGAAGAACAGGCCCGCCGATCGAGTGGGTGGTCCCGATTCCGCTCCATTGGCGACGGCGCCTCCAGCGCGGCTACAACCAGGCGGAGGCCATCGCCCGGCCCCTCGCCGAACGCCTGGAACTGCCGCTGATCCGCGCCCTACGCCGTCCCCGGGCCACGCCGCCGCAAACCGGCCTCGGCCGCCGGGAGCGCCTACGCAATCCCCGCCGATCTTTTCGGCTGTCGGCGACGTATCAACAAAAACTGTCCGGCGAGGGCGTGCTTCTGGTGGACGATGTGTTGACCACCGGCGCCACCCTGCGGGCAGCGGCGCAATGCCTTCGGCAGGGCGGCGTTCGGCGGGTCGAAGGGTTTGTCATCGCCCGCAGTCCGGAGGAGCAGGCCACAGCCGGGAGCGAATTGACTGGAGGCCCACCGGGACCTATACTTCAAAGCCTGTAG
- the rpmE gene encoding 50S ribosomal protein L31, which translates to MKTDIHPTLHKVTVTCACGNSFETHSTKEELRLEICSACHPFFTGKQKLVDSAGRVERFQRRYGNRDKAAS; encoded by the coding sequence GTGAAAACCGACATCCATCCCACGCTCCACAAGGTCACCGTCACCTGCGCCTGCGGCAACTCCTTCGAGACCCACTCGACCAAGGAAGAGCTGCGCCTCGAGATCTGTAGCGCCTGCCACCCGTTCTTCACCGGCAAGCAGAAGCTGGTGGACTCGGCGGGCCGCGTCGAGCGCTTCCAGCGCCGCTACGGCAACCGCGACAAAGCGGCTTCCTGA
- a CDS encoding carboxypeptidase-like regulatory domain-containing protein, producing the protein MRRPAHIPALAAALLGALAGLPAVSVLAAPPAADGAPASRVTRPAASVPGIGGRVLGTKAPLAAATVYAYQLTDSSFHKVSTDADGRFLFESVPAGLYKIIAHKPGFLPGVLKVKRITAEMDQFLELRLAEMKSDFSEPASGFWAARAGVPSDILREIEIATIAAETRRAAREGAAAFQVASALPPRFETRMAVRSGVDEIAAGGDSQVMGGQVDIAGRVGEMRLGLAGDFMQLEPTAVSASEAGSSTVGEMSALSLVMSSGEGMRVAVTSRNNRMEGDGLPVDLEHYRVSVSSDIGDKGRSNVTAGYTSESNFHRQGWTDPISVPDASRSWHLAGFYETDLTERSTLHTGVRYRELEANSLSVDGRLGTAPAFAHERFDVFGLGSQRFMPTLLVKYGIYASMVNGAMSLIPQGGVVVQLAPAWQASALISQKVDDGGTQPEVLGFVPTYFGETGGCDQNLQSCYQLTVSHLKNDDETLSLGAVHREYDEIEKLYFDEDFFNRFESLYLVPGDELPEVQFAISRRLSPNILTRLESSVAQGGGGVFQAGNETSWENDVEYVVTSLDTQFQATATGVYLAFHQLRQNLEAISASQLSNAEAYEVERLQVRLTQDLNFLRALAADWALNLNMELSRGTSPYVTAQQEDDVRKRLLGGIAVSF; encoded by the coding sequence ATGAGACGACCAGCGCACATCCCAGCCCTCGCCGCGGCCCTCCTTGGGGCCCTCGCCGGTTTGCCGGCGGTGTCGGTGCTGGCGGCGCCTCCGGCCGCGGACGGCGCGCCGGCGTCTCGGGTGACCCGCCCCGCGGCCAGCGTGCCGGGGATTGGCGGGCGGGTGCTCGGAACCAAGGCACCGCTGGCGGCCGCCACGGTCTACGCCTACCAGCTCACCGATTCAAGCTTCCACAAGGTCTCGACGGACGCGGACGGGCGGTTCTTGTTCGAGTCCGTGCCGGCGGGCCTCTACAAGATCATCGCCCACAAGCCCGGCTTCTTGCCGGGAGTGCTCAAGGTCAAGCGCATCACCGCCGAGATGGACCAGTTCCTGGAATTGCGTCTGGCGGAGATGAAGTCGGACTTCAGCGAACCGGCCTCGGGCTTCTGGGCCGCTCGGGCGGGGGTGCCGTCGGACATCCTGCGCGAGATCGAGATCGCCACGATCGCCGCCGAGACGCGACGCGCCGCCAGGGAGGGGGCCGCTGCCTTCCAGGTAGCCTCCGCCCTGCCGCCGCGCTTTGAAACGCGCATGGCCGTGCGCTCCGGAGTGGACGAGATCGCCGCCGGCGGCGACAGCCAGGTGATGGGCGGCCAGGTGGACATCGCCGGCCGCGTCGGCGAGATGCGCCTCGGCCTGGCCGGCGACTTCATGCAGCTCGAACCGACGGCGGTGTCGGCGAGCGAGGCGGGGTCGTCGACGGTCGGCGAGATGAGCGCCCTGTCGCTGGTGATGTCGAGCGGCGAAGGCATGCGCGTGGCGGTGACGTCGCGCAACAACCGGATGGAAGGAGACGGCCTGCCGGTCGACCTGGAGCACTACCGGGTGAGCGTGTCGAGCGACATCGGCGACAAGGGCCGGTCGAACGTCACCGCCGGCTACACCAGCGAGAGCAACTTCCATCGCCAGGGCTGGACCGACCCGATCTCCGTGCCGGACGCATCGCGCTCCTGGCACCTCGCCGGCTTCTACGAAACGGACCTGACGGAGCGGTCGACCCTGCACACCGGCGTGCGCTACCGCGAGCTGGAAGCGAACTCCCTCAGCGTGGACGGACGCCTCGGCACCGCGCCGGCCTTCGCCCACGAGCGCTTCGACGTGTTCGGCCTCGGCTCGCAGCGCTTCATGCCGACGCTGCTGGTCAAGTACGGCATCTACGCATCGATGGTCAACGGCGCCATGTCGCTGATTCCGCAGGGCGGCGTGGTGGTGCAGCTCGCGCCGGCCTGGCAGGCTTCGGCCTTGATCAGCCAGAAGGTTGACGACGGCGGCACCCAGCCGGAGGTTCTGGGCTTCGTACCCACTTATTTCGGCGAGACCGGCGGCTGCGACCAGAACCTCCAGTCTTGCTACCAGTTGACCGTCAGCCACTTGAAGAACGACGACGAGACGCTCTCCCTCGGCGCGGTGCACCGCGAGTACGACGAGATCGAGAAGCTCTACTTCGACGAAGACTTCTTCAACCGCTTCGAGAGCCTCTACCTGGTACCCGGCGACGAGCTGCCGGAAGTGCAGTTCGCGATCAGCCGGCGGCTCTCCCCCAACATCCTCACGCGCCTCGAATCGAGCGTTGCGCAGGGTGGCGGCGGGGTGTTCCAGGCGGGCAACGAGACGTCCTGGGAGAACGATGTCGAGTACGTGGTGACCTCTCTCGACACGCAGTTCCAGGCCACCGCCACCGGCGTGTACCTGGCCTTCCACCAGCTCCGTCAGAACCTGGAAGCCATCTCGGCGTCGCAGCTCTCGAATGCCGAGGCTTACGAGGTCGAGCGCCTACAGGTCCGGCTGACCCAGGACCTCAACTTCCTCCGCGCTCTGGCGGCGGATTGGGCGCTCAACCTGAATATGGAGTTGAGCCGCGGGACCTCCCCCTACGTCACCGCGCAGCAGGAAGACGACGTCCGCAAGCGCCTCCTCGGCGGTATCGCGGTCTCGTTCTAG
- a CDS encoding M14 family zinc carboxypeptidase, with protein MALAFWLLPAAVAQQPEAAWLSERTDGAALALPALDPEIPHPAAHLGYRLGERFTRGDEIRGYFEALATASDRVSLREYGRTYEDRPLTLAVITSPTHQKRLEAIRGRQAMLADPEDIRAAERQALIDEQPAVVWLTYGIHGDESSSSEAAMATAYLLTAGGDDVSELLEDLVVVIDPNANPDGRARYVGDFEQRRGRRTSSDPLAAEHRENWPGGRFNHYLIDLNRDWSWATQVETRQRLTAYRAWEPLVHVDLHEMDAESSYFFPPVAAPMNPAIDRRVEEWLGVFGAANARAFDARSWLYFKAEDFDLFYPGYGDSYPSLRGAVGMTYEMAGGEEAGLAVVRPDGTELRLADRIARHLTTSWTTLRTAASQRARLLEDFVAGRLDTLRQPPTTYLWPADAPEGHAMARLLTFHGVRIDRLARRQELAVRRVGDGRSGERRFRAGSYAVTTAQPLGNLVRTLLDARTPLPPAFVDRQRQKLNRLQEPDFYDITAWSLPLAYGVPTWTFAGTLEDLSAAEFSSPVGALEGKGRVGYLVPWSGVAGYRAAGRLQEEGIAYRLVLADLEVEGHVYTAGSLFVPAENEDAPDSLAESMARIAEECGVVIRRVGTSFSTDGISLGSDQAPRVRPARIGLIGGPGFEALSFGSLWHLLDRVVEAPVTRLESRDLRGPMLDAFQVIILPDGHFRADGRGALPKRAGDALERWTRTGGLLIAVGEAVEWLRARNLTTIDERPYRSEDGAPRPEVPGAALATELYRDSPLAAGLKGSPAVLFRDAKILAPLSDRRENLLRVADSLPVTAGLVWDETLRDLPGALLVASETVGRGRTVVFAQDPAFRVYWRATMPLFLNAALHGPTWGVER; from the coding sequence TTGGCGCTCGCCTTCTGGTTACTGCCAGCGGCAGTGGCGCAGCAGCCGGAAGCGGCCTGGCTCTCCGAGCGCACCGACGGAGCCGCCCTCGCCCTGCCGGCGCTCGATCCGGAGATCCCTCATCCGGCGGCCCACCTCGGCTACCGCCTGGGCGAACGTTTCACCCGCGGCGACGAGATTCGCGGCTACTTCGAAGCCCTGGCAACCGCCTCGGACCGGGTTTCCCTGCGCGAATACGGACGCACCTACGAGGACCGCCCGCTGACCCTGGCGGTGATCACCAGCCCCACTCACCAGAAGCGCCTGGAGGCGATCCGCGGCCGCCAGGCGATGCTCGCCGATCCGGAAGACATCCGGGCCGCCGAACGTCAGGCGCTGATCGACGAACAGCCGGCGGTGGTTTGGCTGACCTACGGCATCCACGGCGACGAATCGTCGTCGAGCGAAGCGGCGATGGCGACGGCCTACCTGCTCACCGCCGGCGGCGACGACGTCTCCGAGCTGCTCGAAGACTTGGTGGTGGTGATCGATCCCAACGCCAATCCCGACGGCCGCGCCCGCTACGTGGGTGACTTCGAGCAACGCCGTGGCCGGCGGACGTCGAGCGATCCACTCGCCGCCGAGCACCGCGAAAACTGGCCCGGCGGGCGCTTCAACCACTACCTGATCGATCTCAATCGCGACTGGAGTTGGGCAACCCAGGTGGAAACCCGCCAGCGCCTCACCGCCTATCGCGCCTGGGAGCCACTGGTGCATGTGGACCTGCACGAGATGGACGCCGAATCGAGCTATTTCTTTCCGCCGGTGGCGGCGCCCATGAACCCGGCGATCGACCGGCGGGTGGAGGAATGGCTGGGGGTGTTCGGCGCCGCCAACGCCCGCGCCTTCGACGCTCGGAGTTGGCTTTACTTCAAGGCCGAAGACTTCGATCTGTTTTACCCCGGCTACGGCGACTCCTACCCGAGCCTGCGCGGCGCCGTGGGGATGACCTACGAGATGGCCGGCGGCGAAGAAGCGGGCCTGGCGGTGGTGCGACCGGACGGCACCGAATTGCGCCTGGCGGACCGCATTGCCCGCCACCTGACCACCTCCTGGACGACGTTGCGGACCGCCGCCTCTCAGCGCGCTCGCTTGCTCGAAGATTTCGTCGCCGGCCGCCTCGACACCTTGCGCCAGCCGCCGACCACCTACCTGTGGCCGGCGGATGCCCCGGAAGGCCACGCCATGGCCCGGTTGCTGACCTTTCACGGGGTGCGGATCGACCGTCTCGCCCGCCGGCAGGAACTGGCCGTGCGCCGGGTCGGCGACGGGCGCTCCGGTGAGCGGCGCTTTCGGGCCGGCAGTTACGCGGTGACCACGGCGCAACCGCTGGGCAATCTGGTGCGCACCCTGCTCGATGCCCGCACCCCACTACCGCCGGCCTTCGTCGATCGTCAGCGGCAAAAACTCAATCGGCTGCAGGAGCCGGACTTCTACGACATCACCGCCTGGTCGCTCCCCCTCGCCTATGGCGTGCCGACCTGGACCTTCGCCGGCACGCTGGAGGATCTCTCCGCGGCCGAGTTCTCCTCCCCCGTTGGCGCCTTGGAGGGCAAGGGCCGGGTGGGCTACTTGGTCCCCTGGAGCGGCGTGGCCGGCTACCGAGCCGCCGGTCGTCTACAGGAAGAGGGCATCGCCTATCGACTGGTGCTGGCGGATCTGGAGGTGGAAGGGCATGTCTACACCGCCGGCAGTCTGTTCGTGCCGGCCGAGAATGAAGATGCCCCGGACTCCCTGGCCGAAAGCATGGCGCGAATCGCAGAAGAGTGCGGCGTGGTGATCCGCCGCGTCGGCACGTCGTTCTCGACGGACGGCATCTCCCTAGGCTCGGATCAGGCGCCGCGGGTGCGCCCGGCGCGCATCGGCCTGATCGGCGGTCCGGGTTTCGAAGCGCTGTCCTTCGGCAGCCTGTGGCACCTGCTCGACCGGGTGGTGGAAGCCCCCGTCACCCGCCTGGAAAGCCGTGACCTGCGCGGCCCGATGCTCGACGCCTTCCAAGTGATCATCCTGCCGGACGGACACTTCCGGGCCGATGGCCGGGGCGCCCTGCCCAAGCGGGCGGGCGATGCGCTGGAGCGCTGGACCCGGACGGGCGGATTACTGATCGCCGTCGGCGAGGCGGTGGAGTGGCTACGGGCGCGCAATCTCACGACCATCGACGAGCGCCCGTACCGCAGCGAAGACGGGGCCCCGCGGCCGGAAGTGCCGGGGGCCGCCCTGGCGACGGAGCTGTATCGCGACAGTCCCCTGGCGGCAGGCCTCAAGGGATCACCGGCAGTGCTTTTCCGGGACGCCAAAATCCTCGCGCCGCTCTCCGACCGACGCGAGAACCTGCTGCGCGTCGCGGATTCTCTGCCGGTGACCGCCGGCCTGGTGTGGGACGAAACCCTGAGGGATCTACCCGGCGCCCTGCTGGTCGCCAGCGAAACCGTCGGCCGCGGGCGCACGGTGGTGTTCGCCCAGGATCCGGCGTTTCGGGTGTACTGGCGGGCGACCATGCCGCTGTTCCTGAACGCGGCCCTGCACGGCCCGACCTGGGGTGTCGAGCGATAG
- a CDS encoding sigma-54 dependent transcriptional regulator, translated as MNILVVDDEEVLQDVLSALIRKEGHTTFTARSGEEGLAVLRREEIDLVILDLMLPGMSGHEVLHQIRESDPDQVVVVITAFSSIEGAIEAMKNGAFHYIPKPFKNDEVLLTLRKGLEQRRLAAENRDLKDQLKQRYGFDKIIGKSKPMQQVFEMIRLAAPSKSNILILGESGTGKELVAKAIHHHSRRSGGPFVTVNSGSMPSDLLESNLFGHVKGAFTGAISNKKGLFETAADGSIFFDEIGNIPLETQAKLLRVIQEKEFMRLGGVDTITADVRIIAATNADLEEQVQQGAFREDLYYRLHVITLNLPPLRKRSEDIPLLARHFLEEYARENEKILEDISPAAMELLMDHHWQGNVRELENVIERAVVLSTGKVLDVDLLPMSVRQPSALATPAAALPAQGVSLKEAVGEYERQLIIKALQITGGVQKRAAEMLQVKPTTLHEMMKRLSISADSVAAG; from the coding sequence ATGAATATTCTGGTTGTCGACGACGAGGAGGTCCTCCAGGACGTTCTCTCGGCGTTGATCCGAAAAGAGGGCCACACCACCTTCACCGCCCGGAGCGGCGAGGAAGGCTTGGCGGTGCTGCGCCGGGAGGAAATCGACCTGGTGATCCTCGACCTCATGCTGCCGGGCATGTCCGGCCACGAGGTGCTGCACCAGATCCGCGAGAGCGATCCGGACCAGGTGGTGGTGGTGATCACCGCTTTCTCATCGATCGAAGGCGCCATCGAAGCGATGAAAAACGGCGCCTTCCACTACATCCCCAAGCCCTTCAAGAACGACGAAGTGCTGCTCACCCTGCGCAAGGGCCTGGAGCAACGCCGCCTGGCCGCCGAGAATCGCGACCTGAAGGATCAGCTCAAGCAGCGCTACGGCTTCGACAAGATCATCGGCAAGTCCAAGCCGATGCAGCAGGTATTCGAGATGATCCGCCTGGCGGCGCCGTCCAAATCGAACATCCTGATTCTGGGCGAGAGCGGCACCGGCAAGGAGCTGGTAGCCAAGGCAATCCATCATCACTCCCGGCGCTCCGGCGGCCCCTTCGTGACGGTGAATTCCGGCTCGATGCCTTCGGACCTGCTGGAGAGCAACCTCTTCGGCCACGTCAAAGGCGCCTTCACCGGCGCCATCTCGAACAAGAAGGGCCTCTTTGAAACCGCCGCCGACGGCTCGATCTTCTTCGACGAGATCGGCAACATCCCCCTCGAAACGCAGGCCAAGCTGCTGAGGGTGATCCAGGAGAAAGAATTCATGCGCCTCGGCGGTGTGGACACCATCACCGCCGACGTGCGGATCATCGCGGCGACCAACGCCGACCTCGAAGAGCAGGTGCAACAGGGCGCCTTCCGGGAGGATCTGTACTACCGCCTGCATGTGATCACGTTGAACCTACCGCCACTGCGCAAGCGCTCCGAGGACATTCCGCTCCTCGCCCGGCACTTCCTCGAGGAGTACGCCCGGGAGAACGAGAAGATACTGGAGGACATCTCGCCGGCAGCGATGGAATTGCTGATGGACCACCACTGGCAAGGCAACGTGCGGGAACTCGAAAACGTCATCGAGCGCGCCGTGGTGCTCTCCACCGGTAAGGTGCTCGACGTCGACTTACTGCCGATGTCGGTACGCCAGCCGAGCGCTCTAGCCACCCCCGCCGCCGCCCTGCCGGCGCAGGGCGTGTCCCTCAAGGAAGCAGTAGGCGAGTACGAACGGCAGCTCATCATCAAGGCCCTGCAGATCACCGGCGGCGTTCAGAAGCGGGCGGCGGAAATGCTGCAGGTCAAGCCCACCACCCTGCACGAGATGATGAAGCGTCTGAGCATCTCCGCCGACAGTGTCGCGGCCGGCTAG
- the prfA gene encoding peptide chain release factor 1, giving the protein MLEKLAHIEDSHQELTRKLADPEVLGNPKEYTEASKALAEIGPVVELYRQYKEVRQQLEETREMLESLDKGDELYTMAQEEKESLTTRQGELEGKLQVELIPKDPNDHRNVVLEIRAGTGGDEATLFASELYRMYGRYAEEHRWKIDVIDLSESSVGGIKEISAIVEGRGAYSRLKYEAGVHRVQRVPQTETSGRIHTSAVTVAVLPEAEDVEIDVAESDLRVDRFCASGPGGQGVNTTYSAVRLTHLPTGLVVSCQDERSQIKNKAKALRVLKARLLELEQEKANSELAEERRQMVGSGDRSEKIRTYNFKENRVTDHRIGLTLHQLPAVLEGDIDPLIDPLINHYQAERMEREARS; this is encoded by the coding sequence ATGCTCGAAAAACTCGCGCACATCGAAGACTCCCACCAGGAGCTGACCCGCAAGCTGGCGGATCCTGAGGTGCTGGGCAATCCCAAGGAGTACACCGAAGCCTCCAAAGCCCTGGCCGAGATCGGTCCGGTGGTGGAGCTCTATCGGCAGTACAAAGAGGTGCGGCAGCAGCTCGAAGAGACCCGCGAGATGCTCGAATCCCTCGACAAGGGCGACGAGCTCTACACCATGGCGCAGGAGGAGAAGGAGAGCCTCACGACGCGGCAGGGCGAGCTGGAAGGCAAGCTCCAGGTAGAACTGATTCCGAAGGATCCCAACGACCACCGCAACGTGGTGTTGGAGATCCGCGCCGGCACCGGTGGCGACGAGGCGACGCTCTTTGCCTCGGAGCTGTACCGCATGTACGGCCGCTATGCCGAGGAGCACCGTTGGAAGATCGACGTGATCGATCTGTCCGAGTCGTCCGTCGGCGGCATCAAGGAAATCTCGGCCATCGTCGAAGGACGCGGCGCCTACAGCCGCCTCAAGTACGAGGCCGGGGTGCACCGGGTGCAGCGGGTACCGCAGACGGAAACCTCCGGCCGTATCCACACCTCGGCGGTGACCGTGGCGGTGCTGCCGGAAGCCGAGGACGTGGAGATCGACGTCGCCGAAAGCGACCTGCGGGTGGACCGTTTCTGCGCCTCCGGCCCTGGCGGCCAGGGGGTGAACACCACCTACTCGGCGGTGCGCCTCACCCACCTGCCCACCGGCCTGGTGGTGTCCTGCCAGGACGAACGCAGCCAGATCAAGAACAAGGCCAAGGCCCTGCGGGTCTTGAAAGCCCGGCTGCTCGAACTGGAGCAGGAAAAGGCCAATTCGGAACTGGCCGAAGAGCGGCGGCAGATGGTGGGAAGCGGCGACCGCTCCGAGAAGATCCGCACCTACAACTTCAAAGAGAACCGGGTGACGGACCACCGCATCGGCCTCACCCTGCACCAGCTACCGGCGGTGCTCGAAGGGGATATCGACCCGTTGATCGATCCGCTGATCAACCACTACCAGGCGGAGCGCATGGAGCGCGAAGCCCGCTCCTGA
- a CDS encoding ATP-binding protein: MTTTRTRRTLILTIALSLAAVVAVLGTLSVQLKVASFQPTGVEAVDRGGILGVVQAAPGTGLEQGDLIVGVGAEETTPGQLDELRNLLRSAASTPVQVQRGEEIVQVRYQRPALRIDFPYMVLALIGIAYLLIGLYTLLRDTRRRTGLFFLWCLVSAAFFWITPGVLSATPGGTEQALFLADQIARLLLPALTLHLFLVFPTTLGSNRSGEASGVARLSRWLPFLYLPAAVQMLLYGDLFFAGGRLFFGGDLSGAFARLDRLETLSWVLFSLAAAAALLWRLRRETGWEKSRQVRWIALGIVGGYVPFALLYGAPRWLGFGGGESQLLNTAAVAPLALVPITFAWAILRYKLWDIDVIVRNAISATLTLMFGALGFALANLAISRGLPEGMATARNLASFATGLTIAGLMLPARRGIALGLERLQYRQSWGKRKALTEHAHELLHERDLGQLCANLLARLEDAIELERVNLYLDRGESLALLRAEAGAPPELPANALGEELWSREVESLSGVALPGGDQPVAQRLYQAGYRYVFPLTVSGQRVGLAVAGYRTDQRPLNSDDLDLIRQLLDQTALAIENAHLIERVQEQLAEVSALQSYTEGIVESSPAGIVVLDGERIVSANGAFAAMVGRDRDLLRDVPIAEVVPVRPLPTPADGQIEVSYCEADGTERHLRLSTAEFRTGEAAPVDEEALTGEAEPLVILMVHDVSERVALEAALRDKDRLAALGALAAGVAHEVNTPITGISSYAQMLLADLDDSDPNYAILKKVEKQTFRASQIVNSLLEFARNREQELVPVDLAALVDDSLDLLRPRLVKHSVRTGWQRPEGEILVPGNEGELQQVLTNLVINASDAFNGQGGNLSLTLEPRGERVLLTVEDDGPGIPPAQLARIFEPFFTTKVGRGGTGLGLAISYEIIQRHGGDLKAASVAGQGSRFTIELPVLRDLPETA; encoded by the coding sequence ATGACCACGACACGCACCCGCCGCACCTTGATCCTCACCATCGCCCTCTCGCTGGCGGCGGTGGTGGCGGTGCTCGGTACGTTGAGCGTGCAGCTCAAGGTCGCCTCCTTCCAGCCGACGGGCGTGGAGGCGGTGGATCGCGGCGGGATTCTCGGCGTCGTCCAGGCGGCGCCCGGCACCGGCCTGGAGCAAGGCGACCTGATCGTCGGGGTGGGCGCGGAGGAAACCACCCCCGGCCAGCTCGACGAGTTGCGCAATCTCCTGCGCTCGGCGGCTTCGACGCCGGTGCAGGTGCAGCGCGGCGAAGAGATCGTCCAGGTTCGCTACCAGCGGCCGGCTCTCCGCATCGACTTCCCGTACATGGTGCTGGCGCTCATCGGCATCGCCTATCTGCTGATCGGCCTCTACACGCTGCTGCGGGATACGCGCCGGCGCACCGGCTTGTTCTTCCTCTGGTGCCTGGTTTCGGCGGCCTTCTTCTGGATTACCCCGGGCGTGTTGTCGGCCACCCCTGGCGGCACCGAGCAGGCGCTGTTCCTGGCGGACCAGATCGCCCGTCTGCTGCTGCCGGCGCTGACTCTGCACCTGTTCCTGGTGTTCCCGACCACTCTGGGCTCGAACCGGAGCGGTGAGGCTTCGGGCGTTGCCCGACTGAGCCGCTGGCTCCCATTCCTGTACCTGCCGGCAGCGGTGCAGATGCTGCTCTACGGCGATCTGTTCTTCGCCGGCGGCCGGCTGTTCTTCGGCGGCGACTTGAGCGGCGCCTTCGCTCGCCTCGACCGCCTGGAGACGCTCTCCTGGGTGCTCTTCTCGCTCGCCGCCGCCGCGGCGCTGCTGTGGCGGCTCCGGCGGGAGACCGGCTGGGAGAAATCCCGCCAGGTGCGCTGGATCGCGCTGGGCATCGTCGGCGGCTACGTGCCCTTCGCGCTGCTCTATGGCGCCCCCCGCTGGCTCGGCTTCGGCGGCGGCGAATCGCAGCTCCTGAACACCGCGGCGGTGGCGCCCCTGGCGCTGGTGCCGATCACCTTCGCCTGGGCGATCCTGCGCTACAAGCTGTGGGATATCGATGTCATCGTGAGGAACGCCATCTCGGCGACCCTCACGCTGATGTTCGGCGCCCTCGGGTTCGCCCTCGCCAATCTGGCGATCAGCCGGGGCCTGCCGGAGGGCATGGCAACGGCGCGCAATCTCGCCTCCTTCGCCACCGGCCTGACCATCGCCGGCCTGATGCTGCCGGCCCGCCGCGGCATCGCCCTCGGCTTGGAGCGCCTGCAGTACCGGCAGAGCTGGGGCAAGCGCAAGGCCCTGACGGAGCACGCCCACGAATTGCTCCACGAGCGCGACCTGGGGCAGCTCTGCGCCAACCTCCTCGCCCGGCTGGAAGACGCCATCGAGCTGGAACGGGTGAACCTGTACCTCGACCGCGGCGAGAGCTTGGCGCTGCTCAGGGCCGAGGCCGGCGCACCGCCGGAGCTGCCCGCCAACGCCCTCGGCGAGGAGCTGTGGAGCCGCGAGGTCGAGTCCCTTTCCGGCGTCGCCCTGCCGGGCGGCGACCAGCCGGTGGCGCAGCGCCTGTACCAGGCGGGCTACCGCTACGTCTTTCCGCTGACCGTCTCCGGCCAGCGGGTGGGCTTGGCGGTGGCCGGCTATCGCACCGATCAGCGACCCTTGAACAGCGACGACCTCGACCTCATTCGCCAGCTCCTCGACCAAACCGCCCTGGCGATCGAGAACGCTCACCTGATCGAGCGGGTGCAGGAGCAACTCGCCGAGGTCAGCGCGCTCCAGAGCTACACCGAGGGCATCGTCGAATCGTCGCCGGCGGGCATCGTGGTGCTCGACGGCGAGCGCATCGTGTCCGCCAACGGCGCCTTCGCGGCGATGGTCGGCCGGGATCGCGACCTGCTGCGGGATGTGCCCATCGCCGAGGTCGTGCCGGTGCGGCCGCTGCCGACGCCGGCGGATGGCCAGATCGAAGTCTCCTACTGCGAAGCGGACGGCACCGAGCGCCACCTGCGCCTGTCGACGGCGGAATTCCGGACCGGCGAGGCGGCCCCGGTGGACGAGGAGGCGCTCACCGGTGAGGCGGAACCGCTCGTGATCCTGATGGTGCACGACGTCAGCGAGCGGGTGGCCCTGGAGGCGGCGCTCCGCGACAAAGACCGCCTGGCCGCCCTGGGCGCCCTCGCCGCCGGTGTGGCCCACGAGGTCAACACCCCGATCACCGGCATTTCGAGCTACGCCCAGATGCTCTTGGCGGACCTCGACGATTCGGATCCCAACTATGCGATCCTCAAAAAAGTCGAGAAGCAAACCTTCCGGGCGTCACAGATCGTCAACAGCCTGCTGGAGTTTGCCCGCAACCGCGAGCAGGAGCTGGTGCCGGTGGATCTCGCCGCCCTGGTGGACGACTCCCTGGATCTGCTGCGGCCGCGGCTGGTGAAGCACAGCGTGCGGACGGGCTGGCAGCGGCCGGAGGGCGAGATTCTGGTTCCCGGCAACGAGGGCGAGTTGCAGCAGGTGTTGACCAATCTGGTGATCAACGCCAGCGACGCCTTCAACGGCCAGGGCGGGAACCTATCCCTGACCCTGGAGCCGCGAGGTGAGCGCGTATTGCTGACCGTCGAGGACGACGGACCGGGCATTCCGCCGGCCCAGCTCGCACGTATTTTCGAGCCCTTCTTCACCACCAAGGTCGGCCGCGGAGGCACCGGCCTGGGGCTTGCGATCAGCTATGAAATCATCCAGCGCCACGGTGGAGATTTGAAAGCCGCCAGCGTTGCCGGCCAGGGCAGCCGCTTTACCATCGAGCTGCCCGTTCTGAGAGACCTACCCGAGACTGCATGA